In the genome of bacterium, one region contains:
- a CDS encoding SGNH/GDSL hydrolase family protein, with protein sequence MKSTGVTYYIVCIVAGVLLLFGGCGRKSVKKVEPLRIVFFGDSVTYGYGVNDKTESFFARINSVMKKGVYVNVEPFNAGVNGDDTFEAITRIDSVKALDPDIVIIAFGLNDCQVSRITPGQFRDNLIRICDSFPPETRIVLATSNSFMETGQPLWKELNSTLDIYMDEIRSIARERGYILIDVHAAWKEYLRHDSRNTETMYVDPTHPSAKGHRLIYETYMNGLRKLFVR encoded by the coding sequence ATGAAATCAACAGGTGTGACGTATTATATTGTATGTATTGTTGCCGGAGTATTGCTTCTTTTTGGGGGATGCGGAAGGAAATCGGTAAAAAAAGTGGAGCCGCTCAGGATAGTATTTTTCGGTGACAGCGTGACATACGGTTACGGGGTGAATGATAAAACGGAATCGTTCTTTGCCCGAATAAACAGCGTCATGAAAAAGGGTGTCTATGTCAATGTCGAACCTTTTAATGCAGGTGTCAACGGCGATGATACCTTTGAGGCGATTACGCGGATAGATTCGGTGAAAGCCCTCGATCCCGATATTGTGATTATTGCGTTCGGATTGAATGACTGTCAGGTTTCAAGAATCACTCCCGGTCAGTTCAGAGATAATCTCATCCGGATTTGCGATTCGTTTCCTCCGGAAACACGGATTGTCCTGGCGACATCCAACTCGTTCATGGAAACAGGACAGCCTCTGTGGAAAGAACTCAACAGCACGCTCGACATATATATGGATGAGATCCGGTCGATAGCCCGCGAACGAGGATATATACTCATCGATGTCCATGCAGCATGGAAAGAGTATCTTCGCCATGATTCAAGGAATACCGAGACGATGTATGTCGATCCGACCCATCCTTCCGCAAAAGGGCACCGGTTGATATATGAAACTTACATGAACGGGCTCAGGAAGCTGTTTGTCCGGTAA
- a CDS encoding beta-galactosidase — protein MMKKFYLVFIFLVSIIHTSAADFLDDACTPFIRVDPTVALDKYPVAIPLKGGPLRVLFIGQRDTVGRLSVSVAARLDCRFEAVLTENRKKLGIPANEMNSKSPVLSQEAVEKRAGQLFREEWDVIWLDFEFGALPEGFRLTLIDRLEKGTGLVYVGESREIEKIGASGKLDDARLKAVSFGKNRPECIGMRKQGIVTVLPPLDRNGSFRDRGDFLTLAINTIMFASGRDNGLMITKIPDPGKTIEQESVAIMNYRIYFFNSGETKPMRIIGRYRDETGEQIEETNTVYKVENGRSYVIVEYPFLPVGSYSLDISVSDDDGVVALGGTSISVTGQKYITDLEFWEMSAPEGGLIIGKLKVSTKFTDAMSVRFDLLDCRRRLIGRNEPVPDLNLKNVDFVFKVGHINERIMYVRAYLVHSNKTVQMVEKPVYISRLHDPRRFSLVVCDNRASESTSVERYTVLRDAGVTMLDIDMTALHDMDSIFRAASHAASGGMGIIPRITRIASSSSGPVMEPVMTTVDFYETLEKRIRAVADTLRHFSPPAYSIGRDNMLTGYDVDVSFSQTDSESFRNYLQNRYTSVENVNKAWGSAYPSFTDIQPVPFAQARKTGEYAVWLDTRLHMEDVFTQAHNGAFEAFNSAENGMKVGIEGFGNSWSPFRGYNLFDLTGFLTLAVSGQETGAGYPGDVSVSAALESFIQRDSMTGLLAGGEMYPLGSEELLRAAPWQSLFLGMNSVWWNSAFGGIDAALTPQYTLSPAFSVLAGEAREIMSGIDLLLYGSTRLVDTVGILYSPLSRMAAYTSAQQVSSEGSLTDGKGITGSSTDTVPSVSKSVRSFYLACQDAGFTPMFISEDQLTEEWLAEEKFDILILPYNQSMGDETAQVLRKFVLNGGTLIADMRPGVMNDHLFMREKGALDDVFGVAQGTDRTVSLAPGTFEPLQVDGGFLPEHTFENCLSDPTIRALEGVHVLARSGKTPAVIVNRYGNGNGIFLNMWMGMYENMRMENHEKVFRDIVSWCLYTGGAGKPYISVRDSSEALARKISATVFRDDQIEYVGILPDPGMTAEYYLRDGYYLDLSQIGKSYFVYDVRSGAFLGANQRISVTPAPGKAELYALLPYRVKDIELRLKTPVVQAGGTLEYTAAVIPQGINMKPGRHVFLITVKGPDGSIQPFFSESRESVNGILQSSLNISIGDQPGRWVLEVKDITTGKTAEKGFMVMTTGRMLPK, from the coding sequence ATGATGAAGAAGTTTTACCTCGTTTTTATATTCCTCGTAAGCATCATACACACATCCGCTGCCGACTTTCTTGACGATGCATGTACTCCCTTCATACGAGTCGATCCCACTGTTGCCCTCGACAAATACCCCGTTGCGATTCCCCTCAAGGGAGGTCCGCTGCGGGTATTGTTCATCGGTCAGCGCGATACTGTGGGAAGATTGAGCGTCAGTGTGGCAGCCCGGCTTGACTGTCGTTTTGAGGCTGTGCTGACCGAAAACCGTAAGAAGCTCGGAATTCCCGCGAACGAAATGAATTCAAAGTCCCCCGTTCTCTCTCAGGAGGCTGTTGAAAAGCGAGCCGGACAGCTTTTCCGCGAGGAATGGGATGTCATCTGGCTCGATTTCGAGTTCGGCGCTTTACCGGAGGGATTTCGTCTTACGCTTATCGATCGCTTGGAAAAGGGAACAGGTCTCGTATATGTGGGTGAATCCCGGGAAATCGAAAAAATCGGTGCATCGGGAAAACTCGATGACGCACGGCTGAAAGCTGTCTCTTTCGGGAAAAACAGGCCGGAATGTATCGGAATGAGGAAACAGGGAATCGTGACCGTATTACCTCCTCTCGACCGTAACGGCAGTTTCAGAGACAGGGGAGATTTCCTCACCCTTGCAATCAACACGATCATGTTTGCTTCAGGCCGTGACAATGGTCTCATGATCACAAAGATTCCGGACCCCGGAAAGACCATCGAGCAGGAATCCGTAGCGATCATGAATTACCGGATATACTTCTTCAACAGCGGCGAAACGAAGCCGATGAGAATTATCGGACGATACCGGGATGAGACGGGCGAACAGATAGAAGAAACGAATACCGTATACAAGGTCGAAAACGGGAGAAGTTATGTTATCGTTGAATATCCTTTTCTTCCCGTAGGCTCTTATTCACTCGATATTTCGGTTTCCGACGACGATGGCGTTGTCGCACTGGGCGGGACATCAATTTCTGTCACCGGGCAGAAGTACATCACTGACCTTGAATTCTGGGAAATGTCCGCACCCGAGGGTGGACTGATAATCGGTAAACTCAAGGTTTCGACGAAGTTCACCGACGCGATGAGTGTCAGGTTCGATCTTCTTGACTGCAGAAGACGTCTGATCGGCAGAAATGAGCCGGTACCCGATCTCAACCTGAAAAATGTCGATTTTGTGTTTAAGGTCGGACACATCAATGAGCGGATCATGTATGTCAGGGCATATCTGGTCCACAGCAATAAAACCGTCCAGATGGTCGAAAAACCGGTTTATATCAGCCGTCTCCACGATCCGCGGAGATTTTCACTTGTGGTCTGTGATAACCGGGCTTCGGAATCCACGAGCGTTGAACGTTATACGGTACTCCGCGATGCTGGTGTCACCATGCTGGACATCGATATGACCGCTCTTCATGATATGGACAGCATATTCAGGGCCGCCTCTCATGCCGCATCGGGCGGAATGGGGATTATTCCGCGGATTACACGGATCGCAAGTTCCTCATCCGGCCCTGTCATGGAGCCGGTGATGACGACGGTGGATTTTTATGAGACCCTGGAAAAAAGAATCAGGGCGGTGGCTGACACATTACGTCATTTTTCCCCGCCTGCCTACTCGATCGGACGCGACAACATGCTTACCGGTTACGATGTCGATGTGAGTTTTTCGCAAACCGACAGTGAATCGTTCCGTAATTATCTGCAAAACAGATACACATCGGTCGAGAATGTAAACAAAGCATGGGGGAGTGCTTATCCGTCATTTACCGACATTCAGCCCGTACCCTTCGCGCAGGCCCGGAAAACAGGCGAATACGCAGTATGGCTCGACACGAGGCTTCACATGGAAGATGTATTCACGCAGGCTCATAACGGGGCGTTTGAAGCCTTTAACAGCGCGGAAAACGGCATGAAAGTCGGCATCGAGGGGTTCGGTAACTCATGGAGTCCGTTCAGAGGGTACAACCTTTTTGATCTGACCGGTTTTTTGACGCTGGCTGTTTCCGGGCAGGAAACAGGAGCCGGATATCCCGGTGACGTAAGTGTTTCCGCCGCGCTTGAATCCTTTATTCAGCGCGATTCGATGACCGGTCTTTTAGCTGGCGGCGAGATGTATCCTCTGGGCAGCGAGGAACTGCTTCGCGCTGCGCCCTGGCAGAGTCTGTTCCTCGGCATGAACAGTGTATGGTGGAACTCGGCATTCGGCGGTATCGATGCGGCGCTTACCCCTCAGTATACACTGTCGCCGGCGTTTTCGGTGCTTGCCGGAGAAGCCCGTGAAATCATGAGTGGTATCGATCTCCTCCTGTACGGAAGCACCCGGCTTGTCGATACGGTCGGTATCCTCTACAGTCCCCTTTCCAGGATGGCGGCATATACTTCGGCGCAACAGGTTTCCAGTGAAGGCTCGTTAACGGATGGGAAAGGGATTACCGGCTCATCCACCGATACTGTCCCGTCGGTATCGAAGTCCGTACGGTCGTTTTATCTAGCATGTCAGGACGCGGGTTTTACCCCGATGTTTATTTCCGAAGATCAGTTGACCGAGGAATGGCTTGCGGAAGAGAAATTCGATATCCTCATCCTGCCGTATAACCAATCGATGGGGGATGAGACTGCGCAGGTCCTCAGAAAATTTGTTCTTAATGGCGGTACCCTGATAGCCGACATGCGGCCGGGGGTGATGAACGATCATCTCTTCATGCGCGAAAAAGGCGCGCTTGATGATGTGTTCGGCGTTGCGCAGGGCACTGACAGGACAGTTTCGCTGGCTCCGGGAACATTCGAGCCCCTGCAGGTCGATGGCGGGTTTCTGCCGGAACATACGTTCGAAAACTGTCTGAGCGACCCCACAATCAGGGCTCTTGAGGGTGTTCATGTCTTGGCCCGTTCCGGGAAAACTCCGGCTGTTATTGTCAACAGATATGGAAACGGAAACGGTATATTCCTTAATATGTGGATGGGAATGTATGAAAACATGCGCATGGAAAACCATGAAAAGGTATTCAGGGATATTGTTTCGTGGTGTCTCTATACGGGTGGAGCCGGTAAGCCCTATATCTCCGTCCGCGATTCATCGGAGGCTCTTGCGCGGAAAATCAGTGCCACGGTTTTCAGGGATGATCAGATCGAATATGTCGGCATTTTACCCGATCCGGGTATGACGGCTGAATACTATCTCCGTGATGGTTATTATCTCGATCTGTCCCAGATCGGGAAATCGTATTTCGTTTACGATGTCCGCAGCGGCGCTTTTCTGGGAGCCAATCAGCGGATATCGGTAACTCCGGCGCCGGGCAAAGCCGAGCTGTACGCTCTTCTGCCTTACCGGGTGAAAGACATCGAACTGAGATTGAAAACCCCGGTCGTTCAGGCAGGCGGTACACTTGAGTATACGGCTGCAGTAATTCCTCAGGGAATAAACATGAAACCTGGCCGTCATGTGTTCCTTATTACCGTAAAAGGGCCTGATGGCAGTATCCAGCCATTCTTCTCGGAAAGCAGGGAATCGGTGAACGGGATTTTACAGTCGTCGTTGAATATTTCTATAGGCGATCAGCCCGGTCGATGGGTTCTTGAAGTCAAGGATATTACCACGGGAAAGACCGCCGAGAAGGGTTTTATGGTGATGACAACAGGAAGAATGTTGCCAAAATGA
- a CDS encoding prepilin peptidase, protein MNHEYIITIVLVGLLGSALGSFLNVVIYRLPRGESLAFPGSRCPLCGVPIRYRDNIPVLSYIVLGGRCRACRAPISKIYPLIEILTACMAVILFMLNDSWLNFTADLMLGLILLAVFFIDLRHMIIPDRLNIAGGVLAFVLSFRWGTYGILRGAAGAGVGLVFLGIMMLLGKVFFKRQGIGMGDMKLAAVIGLFVGPFWCFITFTHAVIIGGLWGTFQIISGKIKTGQEVPFGPFIALGGYSVLFFRHQILFIVDRYLAML, encoded by the coding sequence ATGAATCATGAGTACATCATTACGATAGTACTTGTTGGTTTACTCGGCTCCGCACTCGGATCATTTCTCAATGTTGTCATATACAGGCTGCCCCGCGGGGAATCGCTCGCTTTTCCCGGTTCCCGCTGTCCATTGTGCGGAGTACCGATACGGTATCGTGACAATATACCTGTTCTGAGCTATATTGTGCTGGGTGGTCGGTGCAGAGCATGCAGAGCCCCGATATCGAAGATATATCCCCTGATCGAGATACTGACCGCCTGCATGGCGGTGATATTGTTTATGCTCAATGACTCCTGGCTGAACTTTACGGCCGACCTTATGCTCGGTTTGATTCTTCTCGCGGTATTTTTTATCGATCTCCGGCATATGATTATTCCTGACCGCCTCAACATAGCCGGAGGAGTGCTGGCGTTTGTGTTATCCTTCCGATGGGGGACTTACGGTATTCTCAGGGGCGCTGCCGGCGCCGGTGTGGGGCTGGTGTTTCTGGGTATCATGATGCTGCTGGGAAAGGTGTTTTTCAAACGTCAGGGTATCGGAATGGGAGATATGAAACTCGCAGCGGTCATCGGATTATTTGTCGGCCCTTTCTGGTGTTTTATAACTTTTACCCATGCAGTGATTATTGGCGGACTATGGGGGACATTTCAGATTATTTCAGGAAAAATCAAGACAGGACAGGAGGTCCCTTTCGGCCCTTTTATCGCGCTTGGTGGTTACAGTGTATTATTTTTTCGGCACCAGATACTTTTTATTGTTGACCGCTATCTCGCGATGTTATAA
- a CDS encoding type IV pilus twitching motility protein PilT, whose amino-acid sequence MAQIDKLFRLLKERKGSDLHISVGAPPLLRISGDLTPVTNTLLPPEETKKLLYEIMTPYQQQKFEEIKEVDFAYALEGTGRFRANVFMQHRGIAAVFRIIPEKILSIEELKSPPQILNFAKLHRGLVLCTGPTGSGKSTTLAALVDYVNNTRSEHIITIEDPIEFVHPNKKCLVNQRELHAHTDSFAAALRSALRQDPDVILVGEMRDQETIQLAMTAAETGHLVFGTLHTNSAAKTIDRIIDVFPAAQQGQIRSMLSESLKGVMAQTLLKKVGGGRVAAIEILAGTPAIANLIREGKTFQIPSVLQTSKSDGMQTVDMALIELYQKKLITVNDCIDFASDKKVMRAQLGQ is encoded by the coding sequence GTGGCTCAGATCGATAAACTGTTTCGCTTATTAAAAGAACGAAAAGGTTCTGATTTGCACATCAGCGTGGGTGCTCCGCCGCTTCTTAGAATTTCAGGTGATCTGACACCGGTCACAAATACGCTGCTTCCGCCGGAAGAAACGAAAAAACTCCTCTATGAAATCATGACGCCGTACCAGCAGCAGAAATTCGAGGAGATCAAGGAAGTCGATTTTGCCTATGCCCTTGAAGGCACGGGAAGGTTCAGGGCCAATGTTTTTATGCAGCACCGTGGGATTGCCGCGGTTTTCCGCATAATTCCCGAGAAGATTCTTTCCATTGAGGAGCTTAAAAGTCCTCCGCAGATACTGAACTTTGCCAAACTCCACAGGGGGCTCGTACTGTGTACCGGTCCCACCGGAAGCGGAAAATCGACTACCCTCGCTGCTCTGGTCGATTATGTCAATAATACCCGCTCGGAGCATATCATTACCATCGAGGATCCCATCGAATTTGTTCACCCGAACAAAAAATGCCTCGTCAACCAGCGTGAGCTGCATGCCCATACCGATTCCTTTGCCGCGGCCCTCAGGTCTGCGCTCCGTCAGGACCCCGATGTCATTCTTGTCGGAGAAATGCGCGACCAGGAGACTATTCAGCTGGCGATGACGGCTGCCGAAACGGGACATCTCGTTTTTGGAACGCTCCATACGAACAGCGCCGCGAAAACCATCGACCGTATTATCGATGTATTTCCCGCCGCTCAGCAGGGCCAGATTCGTTCGATGCTTTCAGAGTCCCTGAAAGGCGTTATGGCGCAAACCCTCCTCAAGAAAGTCGGCGGTGGACGTGTAGCAGCCATCGAGATACTTGCTGGAACCCCGGCTATTGCAAATCTTATCCGTGAGGGTAAAACGTTCCAGATTCCATCGGTTTTGCAGACATCGAAGAGTGACGGCATGCAGACAGTCGATATGGCGCTTATCGAACTGTATCAGAAGAAGCTTATAACCGTTAATGATTGTATCGATTTTGCGTCGGATAAGAAAGTTATGAGGGCTCAGCTCGGACAATAA
- a CDS encoding pilus assembly protein PilM — MQLLKKQVSTIGLDIGSSMVKAVKMSVKGKAHVLENFALEPIPEGTVQSGEIKDPSIIAQSIKKAVGRCDPHARDVVVALPNYAILSEVLTMNITPEKEMREAVIIEAEQMSAFDMNDVEIDYAVLERDEAAKKMRVLMVVAKNDIIYAYIEFLNEAGLRPVILDVDLFALTNIAHINYDFEKYRASVLLNIGSESTVAAFIRNGVFHSSRDISVAGMTFIKKLEMISEIPKNKIFDIIRGDIGAESNIEVIADTLNTTSKEFANAVGVAISYFQASDAVDKIDLVVLTGGFAWIPGLINVLELRTGAEVVILDPFNHVQFTEGIMEGIDPKKIGTVLSTAMGLATRKV; from the coding sequence ATGCAACTGCTTAAAAAGCAAGTGAGTACGATAGGTCTCGACATCGGATCCAGCATGGTGAAGGCGGTGAAAATGTCAGTTAAAGGGAAGGCCCATGTATTGGAAAACTTTGCTCTGGAGCCGATTCCGGAAGGTACTGTACAATCCGGAGAGATAAAAGACCCGTCCATCATAGCGCAATCGATTAAAAAAGCTGTTGGCCGCTGTGATCCTCATGCCAGGGATGTTGTGGTAGCCTTGCCCAATTATGCCATACTTTCGGAAGTTCTTACAATGAATATAACGCCCGAAAAGGAGATGCGCGAGGCTGTCATTATCGAGGCTGAGCAGATGTCGGCGTTTGACATGAACGATGTCGAGATAGATTACGCCGTCCTGGAGCGTGACGAGGCCGCCAAGAAAATGAGAGTACTCATGGTGGTCGCCAAGAACGATATTATTTATGCGTATATAGAATTTCTCAATGAGGCGGGATTACGGCCTGTTATTCTCGATGTTGACCTGTTTGCCCTGACCAACATTGCCCATATCAATTACGATTTTGAAAAGTACAGAGCGAGTGTGCTTCTTAATATTGGTTCCGAAAGCACGGTCGCTGCATTTATCAGAAACGGTGTATTCCATTCTTCGCGCGATATATCGGTTGCGGGGATGACCTTTATTAAAAAACTCGAGATGATCTCTGAAATCCCCAAAAACAAGATTTTTGATATTATCAGGGGAGACATCGGCGCAGAAAGCAATATTGAAGTCATTGCGGATACGCTGAATACAACGAGCAAGGAATTTGCTAACGCTGTAGGAGTTGCCATTTCCTATTTTCAGGCCTCCGATGCGGTCGATAAGATCGATCTTGTTGTTCTGACCGGAGGATTTGCATGGATTCCGGGTCTCATTAATGTGCTCGAACTCCGTACCGGAGCTGAGGTTGTTATTCTTGATCCCTTCAATCATGTCCAGTTTACCGAAGGAATCATGGAAGGAATTGATCCGAAAAAAATCGGTACGGTATTGTCAACCGCAATGGGCTTGGCTACCCGTAAGGTTTAA
- a CDS encoding PilN domain-containing protein yields MYININLLPRELRPKKTSFLFNIRTLMVVVIIVAAAGLGAYYYYLKGAIRYQDSAKQSLAKQQILLSATINLQAEVDTLTVKVRERINIIKELTSDSDLRFAMLQHINSILPENLWLTSIVEKEDKGVILYTLEGMSYSKEDISSFLQGLEKYDKFRNVALQSIKPSPMEIRDAYQYVVSVELAGFEPPPPPKEKALPSKQAAAKK; encoded by the coding sequence GTGTACATTAACATAAACCTGTTGCCGCGGGAATTAAGACCCAAAAAAACGTCATTTCTTTTCAATATCCGTACCCTCATGGTGGTGGTTATTATCGTTGCCGCTGCCGGCCTGGGAGCATATTATTATTACCTCAAGGGGGCCATCAGGTATCAGGACAGTGCAAAACAGTCGCTCGCGAAACAACAGATACTGCTTTCGGCAACAATAAACCTGCAGGCAGAAGTCGATACGCTTACCGTAAAGGTCAGAGAACGTATTAATATCATAAAGGAACTCACCTCGGACAGCGATCTTCGGTTTGCCATGCTTCAGCACATTAACAGTATTTTACCCGAGAACCTGTGGCTTACGAGTATTGTGGAAAAAGAGGATAAAGGTGTTATTTTATATACACTTGAGGGTATGTCTTATTCAAAGGAAGACATTTCCAGTTTTCTCCAGGGCCTGGAGAAATACGACAAATTCAGGAATGTGGCATTACAGTCGATAAAACCGTCGCCGATGGAAATCAGGGATGCGTATCAATATGTCGTGAGTGTCGAGTTGGCTGGATTCGAGCCTCCTCCGCCTCCGAAGGAGAAAGCGCTTCCCTCCAAGCAGGCTGCGGCTAAAAAATAA
- a CDS encoding type 4a pilus biogenesis protein PilO, translating to MAIDFDIKDPKNQKMIAIFMVPVVLLVLFYHFMIKPVVTELQSKKAEIVTLTQKLEATKKSLHSPAELNAQKEQLQEKYRELEQYLPDTENVARLLDQLSEVEYTAKVYVVGFDATQTIEGKGKPYKQNKYKMTVQCGYHQFADFMGGIMTLPRILSVSELKMSLNADVVQGEKNEAEAQTDQPRNLTVECILSSYIFTGVQAEEPVSKKSPAKK from the coding sequence ATGGCAATAGATTTTGACATAAAAGACCCTAAAAATCAGAAGATGATTGCGATTTTTATGGTCCCGGTTGTCCTGTTGGTTCTTTTCTATCATTTTATGATTAAACCGGTAGTGACCGAATTACAGTCGAAAAAAGCCGAGATTGTCACGCTGACACAAAAGCTTGAAGCGACAAAGAAAAGCCTCCATAGCCCTGCAGAGCTCAACGCTCAAAAAGAGCAGCTTCAGGAAAAATACAGGGAGCTCGAACAGTATCTTCCCGATACGGAAAACGTCGCCAGGCTTCTTGATCAGCTCTCTGAAGTGGAGTACACGGCGAAAGTATATGTTGTCGGATTTGATGCCACTCAGACGATAGAAGGCAAAGGAAAGCCATACAAACAGAATAAATACAAGATGACCGTTCAGTGCGGGTATCATCAGTTTGCCGATTTTATGGGCGGAATTATGACTCTGCCGAGAATCCTGAGCGTTTCGGAATTGAAGATGTCTCTTAATGCCGATGTGGTTCAGGGAGAAAAAAACGAAGCCGAGGCTCAGACAGACCAGCCGAGAAATCTCACCGTTGAATGTATTCTGTCATCGTATATCTTCACGGGAGTACAGGCAGAAGAGCCGGTGTCTAAAAAAAGCCCTGCCAAAAAATAG
- a CDS encoding pilus assembly protein PilP produces the protein MKTVMVLIILVFQTALSQDVCAQAKTPASPAPDSTVKAEGLTDFTRSAPVYDAQGKRDPFGSLAPAEVEENKKIKGLFNYEKAKLQGIVKTDDDIYALVLDADGFGHVLRVGYMVYGGYVTDITDDSVRIHVVKYGRSISVDMFLESSKSTVLVEQDEKNVIKRPGIDIVYETGSQPQKTIRIEDIVIPSLSTKTLEEKWLSTSGEFPVVEQQTESTSKENVKAFSLYDPPDDSWIRLPHVLKWSRYDGDSVTYILLVDDNPDFGPPNIIREKVRETSYILIEDMELPLNKKLYWKVIALDSSGIELPCRQSCLSFRIAGNK, from the coding sequence ATGAAAACAGTAATGGTACTCATAATCCTTGTTTTTCAGACGGCGCTTTCTCAAGATGTGTGTGCTCAGGCGAAAACTCCGGCCTCCCCGGCTCCCGATTCAACGGTAAAAGCCGAGGGACTCACTGATTTCACACGATCTGCGCCTGTATATGATGCCCAGGGGAAACGTGATCCTTTCGGTTCTCTCGCTCCCGCGGAAGTTGAAGAAAACAAGAAGATCAAGGGGCTTTTTAATTACGAGAAAGCAAAGTTGCAGGGTATCGTTAAAACCGATGACGACATATATGCGCTTGTGCTGGACGCCGATGGTTTCGGGCATGTGCTTCGCGTGGGTTACATGGTTTATGGCGGGTATGTGACGGACATCACTGATGACAGCGTCCGTATACATGTAGTTAAATATGGGCGGTCGATTTCTGTGGACATGTTCCTCGAATCCTCGAAATCGACGGTTCTTGTCGAGCAGGACGAGAAGAATGTCATCAAGAGACCCGGAATCGATATCGTGTATGAGACAGGCAGCCAGCCTCAGAAGACAATAAGGATAGAGGATATTGTCATACCGTCACTTTCAACAAAAACGCTTGAGGAAAAATGGCTGAGTACAAGTGGTGAGTTCCCTGTGGTCGAACAGCAGACCGAAAGTACTTCCAAAGAGAATGTGAAAGCATTTTCGCTCTACGATCCTCCCGATGACTCGTGGATCAGGCTGCCCCATGTATTGAAATGGTCTAGGTATGATGGCGATTCTGTAACGTATATACTTCTTGTCGATGACAATCCGGATTTTGGCCCTCCGAATATCATAAGGGAAAAAGTCAGGGAAACATCATATATTCTGATAGAGGATATGGAGTTACCGCTTAATAAGAAACTGTACTGGAAGGTTATCGCGCTTGACAGTTCCGGAATTGAGCTTCCCTGCCGTCAGTCCTGTTTATCATTCAGGATAGCCGGCAATAAATGA